A region of Granulicella aggregans DNA encodes the following proteins:
- a CDS encoding substrate-binding domain-containing protein — translation MSSASAFRLSLMSCLMLAGALQGCKRAPKQIALIPITIGVPLWDAAHAGAVTGAASCGLEIHYNGPAREDDLQGQLALFDHSRQGEYAGIILAPIQAQALRNPVQRAASAGLPIVVIGEDLGIRRSNVAYLLNDERAGGQMAADEIGALLHGKGAVAIMGLDLNRVSSLERDQGFEAELSKNFPAIHVVGRRSGSVNLAQEQQIGQELLSLPHKVDALVALSAASTRGAYFAKLNQAVQRTLHIVGFDQDLITSISTGEIDGVVAMQTHDLGRMAAEAICAGVRGEPMRGGTVVRPLLVTAANIESQEVAGNCSSVPGGTTSRSEREAKSADRSAGSLADGDGCGMAGISQPHAAAYRGFQQPG, via the coding sequence ATGTCATCAGCGTCAGCATTTCGCCTTTCGCTGATGTCATGCCTCATGCTTGCGGGCGCGTTGCAGGGATGCAAGCGCGCGCCGAAGCAGATCGCGCTGATCCCGATCACCATCGGAGTTCCGCTGTGGGATGCGGCCCATGCGGGTGCGGTCACCGGAGCGGCGAGTTGCGGCCTGGAGATTCACTATAACGGTCCCGCGCGCGAAGACGACCTGCAAGGGCAACTCGCGTTGTTCGACCACTCGCGTCAAGGCGAATATGCGGGAATTATTCTCGCGCCGATTCAGGCGCAGGCGCTGCGTAATCCCGTGCAGCGTGCGGCTTCGGCGGGGCTGCCAATCGTCGTGATTGGTGAGGACCTGGGCATTCGCCGATCGAACGTTGCATACCTGCTGAACGACGAGCGAGCAGGTGGTCAGATGGCCGCCGACGAGATCGGAGCCCTGCTTCATGGCAAGGGGGCGGTCGCCATCATGGGCCTTGATCTGAACCGTGTCAGCAGTCTTGAACGAGATCAGGGCTTTGAGGCGGAGCTCTCGAAGAACTTTCCGGCAATTCATGTGGTGGGCCGTCGCAGTGGGTCGGTCAATCTGGCGCAGGAGCAGCAGATTGGGCAGGAGTTGCTCTCGCTCCCGCATAAAGTCGATGCGCTGGTGGCTCTGAGCGCGGCTTCCACGCGTGGGGCGTACTTTGCGAAGTTGAATCAGGCTGTGCAGCGAACCCTGCACATCGTCGGCTTCGATCAGGACCTCATCACCTCTATCAGTACGGGAGAGATCGATGGTGTTGTCGCGATGCAGACTCACGACCTCGGAAGGATGGCTGCGGAGGCGATCTGCGCTGGAGTTCGTGGTGAACCGATGCGTGGAGGGACCGTGGTGCGTCCGCTCCTTGTGACCGCGGCGAACATTGAGAGCCAGGAGGTGGCGGGCAACTGCTCGAGCGTGCCTGGTGGAACGACCAGTAGGAGTGAGCGTGAAGCGAAGTCTGCAGATCGCAGTGCCGGTTCTCTTGCTGACGGCGATGGCTGTGGCATGGCTGGGATATCGCAGCCTCATGCGGCCGCGTATCGAGGGTTTCAACAACCCGGCTGA
- a CDS encoding TonB-dependent receptor, whose product MTDPTGAVVANASLVLTNKSTGERRTAASGSDGVYQFVSLAPAAYELDSTLSGFTPSHISLTLGTNQNLNLPVTLVVGGETQQVNVNTEAAVLDIGETRQQETLSTETLSTLPLAGRNMISLVTLAPGVTSNGSPGSGRDNFSTETQVDASANGMGAVGNMYIVDGLDVSSSIRPGVLNMTPNPDSIQETTIQTNTYNVDYGRSSSIQMTMTTKSGGSRYHGNASDYFNYQGFFAGTEFSKTYTPFHSNNISATIGGPIIPHKDGFFFFAIEPLRSSTAVSSNITFEDPAFTAFAQTNFPNTIGTLLLTKYPVTKVNNVTVASTASGVFPATSATPCGTAASNFLPCGTPILDNGNYTDTAFRNGNQYSIRLDKNFKAERLYGAYYRTTLDSNGTNPRLAFGTTSNYAQYATQVNETHTFNSTTLNEASFAAMRVEGIAPSTGLFTVPVVNVTGLGQGFGAGFAQGDFIQHNYHWRDVLNHTFKSHDIRVGYEGLFSDDVEVFDGPYDQPTFNFNSLLDLAKDNVYTETGLSYNPTTGQRTAYSWNAAGVTHGFFAEDTWKLKRNLTLNYGLRWDDYGNPYSRTPSTVFGNFIPGAGTTFQEQIANGAVVPHHHALNRSITDVFSPRAGIAYSPDSASKWLIKGGAGIFHNWPTLAKSAGGVSRQPSGQHLPGLLRRTGSGADLWPGNDERQALWLRCS is encoded by the coding sequence GTGACTGACCCGACCGGCGCTGTCGTGGCCAACGCGTCGCTGGTGCTGACCAACAAGTCGACGGGCGAGAGGCGCACTGCGGCGAGCGGCAGCGACGGCGTCTACCAGTTCGTCAGCCTTGCACCCGCGGCGTATGAACTGGACAGCACGCTGAGCGGATTTACTCCTTCGCACATCAGCCTGACTCTGGGGACCAACCAGAACCTCAATCTGCCGGTAACCCTGGTCGTAGGCGGCGAGACGCAGCAGGTGAATGTAAACACCGAGGCCGCGGTGCTGGATATCGGCGAGACGCGGCAGCAGGAAACGCTTTCTACGGAGACGCTGTCGACGCTGCCGCTCGCGGGCCGCAATATGATCTCGCTGGTGACCCTCGCACCCGGCGTGACGAGTAACGGCAGCCCGGGTTCGGGCCGCGATAATTTTTCGACCGAGACGCAGGTCGACGCCAGCGCGAACGGCATGGGCGCGGTCGGCAACATGTACATCGTCGACGGGCTTGACGTGAGCAGCTCCATTCGGCCCGGCGTTCTGAACATGACGCCCAATCCGGACTCGATCCAGGAGACGACGATCCAGACCAACACCTACAACGTGGACTACGGCCGTTCGAGCTCCATCCAGATGACCATGACCACGAAGTCTGGTGGCAGCCGGTATCACGGCAATGCAAGCGACTACTTCAACTACCAGGGCTTCTTCGCTGGGACAGAGTTTTCGAAGACCTACACGCCGTTCCATAGCAACAACATCTCGGCGACCATCGGTGGGCCGATCATTCCGCATAAGGATGGTTTCTTCTTCTTCGCGATCGAGCCGCTTCGTTCTTCCACGGCTGTGAGCTCGAACATCACCTTTGAAGATCCGGCCTTCACAGCCTTCGCACAGACCAACTTCCCGAACACGATTGGAACTCTTCTGCTGACCAAGTATCCGGTCACGAAGGTCAATAACGTAACCGTGGCCTCGACTGCCTCCGGCGTCTTTCCGGCGACGAGCGCGACGCCGTGCGGTACGGCGGCCAGCAACTTCCTGCCCTGCGGCACTCCTATCCTTGATAACGGCAACTACACCGATACCGCGTTCCGAAACGGCAATCAGTACAGCATCCGTCTCGATAAGAACTTCAAGGCTGAGCGGCTCTACGGTGCGTACTATCGCACGACGCTGGACAGTAACGGCACCAATCCCCGCCTGGCCTTTGGTACCACCAGCAACTACGCGCAGTACGCGACCCAGGTCAACGAGACACACACCTTCAACTCCACGACCCTGAACGAGGCCTCGTTCGCCGCGATGCGTGTGGAGGGTATCGCGCCCAGCACTGGCCTGTTCACGGTGCCGGTCGTCAATGTAACTGGCCTTGGCCAGGGCTTTGGCGCGGGCTTCGCTCAGGGCGACTTCATCCAGCACAACTATCACTGGCGTGATGTTCTCAATCACACCTTCAAGTCACACGACATTCGGGTTGGTTACGAAGGCCTTTTCTCGGATGACGTTGAGGTCTTCGATGGCCCTTATGACCAGCCGACGTTCAACTTCAACAGCCTGCTCGATCTGGCGAAGGACAATGTTTATACGGAGACGGGACTCTCTTACAATCCGACCACCGGTCAGCGCACGGCTTATAGCTGGAACGCAGCCGGCGTGACGCACGGCTTCTTCGCGGAAGACACCTGGAAGCTGAAGCGCAACCTTACCCTAAACTATGGTCTCCGCTGGGATGACTACGGGAATCCTTACTCGCGCACGCCCAGCACGGTCTTCGGTAACTTCATCCCTGGCGCAGGCACTACGTTCCAGGAACAGATCGCGAACGGAGCCGTCGTTCCGCACCACCACGCTCTGAACCGTTCGATCACCGATGTCTTCAGCCCGCGCGCGGGTATCGCCTACAGCCCGGACTCAGCGAGTAAGTGGCTCATCAAGGGCGGCGCTGGCATCTTCCACAACTGGCCAACCCTTGCCAAATCTGCAGGAGGAGTATCGCGGCAACCCTCCGGGCAACATCTTCCCGGTCTTTTACGGCGGACAGGATCCGGTGCCGATCTTTGGCCTGGGAACGACGAACGTCAAGCCTTATGGCTACGCTGCTCCTGA
- a CDS encoding glycoside hydrolase family 127 protein, whose protein sequence is MSCKSRRSFLKRGAALAAGSAVMHGVAFGATTNAATSLKPTRLMQFDYADVQLLDGPMQEQFKHNHELFLNLDEDSMLKPFRQLTGMPAPGEDMGGWYSPSNKFDPPKDMTGYIPGHSFGQYLSGLSRAYAVTGDKATQAKVHRLVKGYAATVNTKFYDGYCLPAYTFEKTNCGLIDAHEFAHDPDAFAVLDKSTDAVLPWLPPKALDRTEMAARPHPNVAYTWDESYTLPENFYIGYQRGAGDRYRLLARRFLQDDTYFGPLSENRNVLPGQHAYSHVNALNSAMQSYITDGSEMHLAAAKNGFQFVLEQSFATGGWGPDESFRKPGTDELAHTLTTSHNSFETPCGAYGHFKIARNLMRVTGSSTYGDSMEAVLHNTILGARPIRPDGVSFYYADYNNDAKKVDYEQKWPCCSGTFPQLTADYGISSYLRSPKGVYVNLYVPSKVTFRQNGALVAMTQTTEYPRLDDSTLHLKMDKSARFVVALRVPSWAGPKSVVRVNGKTTGQTLEPGTWAELDRTWKNDDRIELTFDMPLRLAPIDPQHPDIVALVRGPVALFAIEQGGAKLTKSQMLAAQRVSANSGDWEVHTDGGKVLMRPYPAITTEAYRLYQST, encoded by the coding sequence ATGTCCTGTAAGAGCCGGCGGAGTTTTCTAAAGAGAGGTGCAGCGCTTGCTGCTGGAAGTGCGGTGATGCACGGCGTGGCCTTTGGTGCCACGACAAATGCTGCGACATCGCTGAAGCCAACGCGACTGATGCAGTTCGACTATGCCGATGTGCAGTTGCTCGATGGCCCGATGCAGGAACAGTTCAAGCACAATCACGAGCTCTTCCTGAACCTCGATGAAGACAGCATGCTGAAGCCGTTTCGCCAGCTCACCGGCATGCCCGCTCCGGGCGAAGATATGGGCGGGTGGTACTCGCCGTCGAACAAGTTCGATCCGCCCAAGGACATGACCGGCTACATTCCGGGGCATAGCTTCGGGCAGTATCTGTCGGGGTTGTCGCGCGCCTATGCGGTGACCGGCGACAAGGCCACGCAGGCCAAGGTGCATCGGCTGGTGAAGGGCTATGCGGCGACTGTCAACACAAAGTTCTACGATGGCTACTGCCTGCCCGCTTATACCTTTGAGAAGACGAACTGCGGCTTGATCGATGCGCATGAGTTCGCTCATGATCCGGATGCGTTTGCGGTGTTGGATAAGTCTACCGACGCTGTACTGCCGTGGCTTCCACCGAAGGCGCTCGATCGCACCGAGATGGCCGCGCGCCCGCACCCCAACGTCGCTTATACATGGGACGAGAGCTATACGCTGCCGGAGAACTTTTATATCGGCTATCAGCGTGGCGCGGGCGATCGCTACCGTCTGTTAGCGCGGCGTTTTCTGCAGGACGACACATACTTTGGGCCGCTCTCGGAGAACCGCAACGTGCTTCCAGGGCAACATGCATATAGCCACGTGAATGCGTTGAACTCCGCGATGCAGTCCTACATCACCGATGGCAGCGAGATGCATCTTGCGGCGGCGAAGAATGGCTTTCAGTTTGTGCTGGAGCAGAGCTTCGCCACCGGTGGATGGGGGCCGGACGAGAGCTTCCGCAAGCCGGGCACGGATGAGTTGGCGCATACGCTGACCACGTCCCACAACAGCTTTGAGACGCCGTGCGGGGCCTATGGGCACTTCAAGATCGCTCGCAACCTGATGCGCGTTACCGGCAGCAGTACCTATGGCGACAGTATGGAGGCGGTGCTGCACAACACGATTCTCGGGGCGCGGCCGATTCGTCCGGATGGCGTGAGCTTCTACTATGCGGACTATAACAACGATGCGAAGAAGGTGGACTACGAACAGAAATGGCCGTGCTGTTCGGGAACATTTCCGCAGTTGACCGCGGACTACGGTATCAGCTCGTACCTGCGGAGCCCGAAAGGGGTGTACGTCAACCTATATGTGCCTTCGAAGGTTACATTCAGGCAGAATGGCGCCCTCGTCGCGATGACGCAGACGACAGAGTATCCACGACTGGATGACTCGACCCTGCACTTGAAGATGGATAAGTCCGCGAGATTCGTTGTGGCGCTTCGTGTGCCGTCATGGGCGGGCCCAAAGTCCGTTGTGCGGGTAAACGGCAAGACGACCGGGCAGACGCTTGAACCCGGCACCTGGGCTGAACTCGACCGGACGTGGAAGAACGATGACCGCATCGAGTTGACGTTTGACATGCCGCTGCGGCTGGCGCCCATCGACCCGCAGCATCCCGATATCGTGGCTCTGGTGCGCGGGCCGGTGGCGCTGTTTGCCATCGAACAGGGAGGCGCGAAGCTGACGAAGTCGCAGATGCTTGCGGCGCAGCGGGTCTCGGCCAACTCCGGTGACTGGGAGGTGCATACGGACGGTGGTAAGGTGTTGATGCGTCCGTATCCGGCGATCACGACGGAGGCGTACCGGCTTTATCAGTCGACGTAA
- a CDS encoding tetratricopeptide repeat protein, with protein MRQLFMRALALLTLLMTTGAVSAPAQSGSAIYSMLQQHKFAEAESAAREALATKPNDCSILTLLGLAERGQSKLDDAFQSFQSANQLCPRNLASLEGAPEIAYSRHMPEADGLLRRVVELQPENSAAHAMLGAVEAREGDCEASVTNYLMASEQISRSVPALRQYAGCLVTLGRMKEAVEPLTQLLALQESGVNRRTLARAESDSGDLETAIATLDPLLHAGPPDDAALLLRARIAEADNKTPEAVNWLRQAIQFAPKSAENYLYFAEISFAHGSYQVGIDLLNTGLQQLPNNPRLLLARGVLRAQLDHMDAALTDFEAAHRLDPKLSLAEDAMGVLFSQKHDMSAARAVFREKLKGQPNDALLQYLYAESLSEGAAEDSKSLAEAIAAAKRSVELEPSYQSARDLLCVLLLRHGDLKEVVEQADEALKRDPYDEAALYQELQAERRLKETDKLPDLVARLQAAKSHNQVTVTKFVLSDGAGANEP; from the coding sequence ATGCGACAGCTTTTCATGCGGGCTCTGGCTCTACTGACTCTGCTGATGACGACAGGGGCTGTGAGCGCACCCGCGCAATCGGGTTCCGCCATCTATTCCATGCTGCAGCAGCACAAGTTCGCCGAGGCTGAGAGTGCGGCGCGGGAAGCGCTTGCAACGAAGCCGAACGACTGCTCCATCCTGACCCTGCTTGGTCTGGCGGAGCGTGGCCAGTCGAAGCTTGACGATGCGTTTCAAAGTTTTCAAAGTGCAAATCAGTTGTGTCCGCGGAACCTAGCAAGCCTTGAAGGAGCTCCGGAGATTGCCTACAGCCGACACATGCCCGAGGCTGACGGTTTGTTGAGACGTGTGGTTGAGTTGCAGCCAGAGAACTCGGCGGCGCACGCAATGTTGGGTGCAGTGGAGGCGCGGGAAGGTGATTGTGAGGCGTCGGTGACGAACTACTTGATGGCAAGCGAGCAGATCAGCCGCAGTGTCCCAGCGCTTCGTCAGTATGCGGGATGCCTGGTCACGCTGGGCAGAATGAAGGAAGCTGTTGAACCGCTCACTCAGTTGCTCGCACTGCAGGAGAGCGGCGTCAATCGCCGGACGCTGGCACGGGCAGAGAGTGACTCGGGAGACCTTGAGACTGCTATCGCCACGCTTGATCCTTTGCTACACGCCGGCCCGCCTGACGACGCGGCGTTGCTCCTGCGGGCGCGCATTGCGGAGGCGGACAACAAGACACCCGAGGCCGTGAACTGGCTGCGGCAGGCGATCCAGTTTGCGCCGAAGAGTGCTGAGAACTACCTGTACTTCGCGGAGATTTCGTTCGCGCATGGATCGTATCAGGTCGGCATCGACCTTTTGAATACGGGATTGCAACAGTTGCCGAACAATCCTCGCCTGCTGCTTGCGCGTGGTGTGCTGCGAGCGCAGCTTGATCACATGGATGCTGCTCTTACTGACTTTGAGGCCGCGCATCGGCTCGATCCGAAGCTCTCGCTGGCGGAGGATGCGATGGGTGTGCTCTTCAGCCAGAAGCACGACATGTCCGCCGCGCGGGCTGTCTTTCGCGAGAAGCTGAAGGGGCAGCCGAACGATGCTCTGCTGCAGTATCTCTATGCGGAGTCGCTGTCGGAGGGTGCTGCGGAAGATAGCAAGAGTTTGGCTGAGGCAATCGCGGCGGCGAAACGCTCTGTGGAGCTTGAGCCTTCGTACCAGTCGGCGCGTGATCTGCTCTGCGTGTTGCTGCTGCGGCACGGTGATCTTAAGGAGGTTGTGGAGCAGGCGGATGAAGCGCTCAAACGCGATCCCTATGACGAGGCGGCGCTCTATCAGGAGCTGCAGGCGGAGCGGCGGTTGAAGGAGACGGACAAGCTGCCCGATCTTGTGGCGAGGTTGCAGGCGGCAAAGAGCCACAACCAGGTGACGGTGACGAAGTTTGTGTTGAGCGATGGGGCTGGCGCGAACGAGCCTTGA